A genome region from Pseudomonadota bacterium includes the following:
- a CDS encoding diguanylate cyclase: MGGPSIDSRGNSGRNRRFVGLQWKAFLWMSCLLAALCAAFYWLSDSHLMHRYHAQREAEVQSFRRQMSGLFAGISDRLVRLGGTIVSMENVVATFKRGNPGKNSAAAMETRFASLGYEMDVQRIEFYTRGGERLWRWTPAEAPELPEKRLRAALAQVHSEERPATFLWCEPLCLLHAFVPVLAGGQDIGVMGLGQSIADLVIEFRALTGTDIAIVVPAAGNSGALLRRWASAVPALTDADRLNPFLEKLSARYPDPTDLDGGRLLQSRGASFEVQRFPLAEFIPAEPGFILFISDVSARLAEIERATRQGLFTAAGALAVGELLLLYLVRVLSGRLRWFAQTLPLLAQGEHLAARERLAVQQKAVSFRDEIDLLYDTALTLSHQLEEASQALSAKNRELAEDRDLMQGVLDAAQVLVVTQNHHGIIQMANKFAAQVTGFSTVKLQGRRFVDLIADVEAHQEVLSKLDNLYARGQRRADHEHDLVGRDGTRHQVMWVHTRLHGEHTDDAAVVSVGLDVSERVQAESRMRWLANHDTVTGLCNRHRFLEDLTRTYDEVARTRVTGSLLLFDLDHFKEINDTSGHAGGDALLRMIGEELNSRARKSDVVARIGGDEFAVLLPNTDASGAETFARQFNERLAEAPFVYGNTSYRIGASIGIALLPHHGSSAEEIMANADQAMYQAKRAGRGRARVFADYPRRDENVSKQSL; this comes from the coding sequence ATGGGCGGACCATCGATCGATAGCCGCGGTAATTCAGGCCGGAACCGACGCTTCGTCGGCCTGCAATGGAAGGCCTTTCTGTGGATGAGCTGCCTGTTGGCCGCTCTGTGCGCCGCGTTTTACTGGCTGAGCGATTCCCACCTAATGCACCGGTACCACGCGCAACGAGAGGCCGAAGTCCAGTCCTTCCGCCGGCAGATGTCGGGATTGTTCGCCGGGATCTCGGACCGGTTGGTACGTTTGGGCGGCACGATCGTGTCGATGGAAAACGTGGTCGCGACATTCAAGCGTGGCAACCCCGGCAAAAATTCGGCGGCAGCGATGGAGACGCGTTTCGCGAGCCTCGGTTACGAGATGGACGTGCAACGCATAGAGTTCTATACCCGCGGCGGGGAGCGGCTGTGGCGGTGGACCCCGGCCGAGGCTCCGGAGCTGCCCGAGAAGCGGCTGCGGGCAGCGCTGGCGCAGGTCCATAGCGAGGAACGCCCGGCGACTTTCTTGTGGTGCGAGCCGCTCTGCCTCTTGCACGCCTTCGTACCGGTCCTCGCCGGGGGGCAAGACATCGGCGTCATGGGGCTCGGCCAATCGATCGCGGATCTGGTTATCGAGTTCCGGGCCTTGACCGGGACGGACATCGCCATTGTCGTGCCAGCCGCGGGTAATAGCGGCGCCCTCCTGCGCCGCTGGGCATCCGCGGTCCCAGCCCTGACCGATGCGGACCGGCTGAACCCGTTCTTGGAGAAGCTGAGCGCACGGTACCCCGACCCCACTGACTTGGACGGCGGCCGGTTGTTACAGTCGCGCGGGGCTAGCTTCGAGGTGCAGCGCTTCCCGCTGGCTGAATTCATCCCCGCCGAGCCGGGCTTCATCCTGTTCATCTCGGACGTGAGCGCGCGTCTGGCCGAGATCGAGCGCGCGACCCGCCAGGGACTGTTCACCGCGGCCGGTGCGCTGGCGGTGGGAGAGTTGCTCCTTCTTTATCTGGTTCGCGTGCTGAGCGGGCGTCTGCGGTGGTTCGCCCAAACGCTGCCACTGCTCGCGCAAGGGGAGCACCTTGCGGCCCGCGAACGGCTGGCGGTACAGCAAAAGGCCGTATCCTTCCGTGACGAGATAGACCTCTTGTACGACACGGCGTTGACGCTCTCGCACCAGCTCGAGGAGGCTAGCCAGGCACTTTCCGCGAAGAACCGGGAGCTCGCCGAAGATCGCGATCTTATGCAAGGGGTCCTGGACGCCGCTCAGGTGCTGGTGGTCACGCAGAATCACCACGGAATCATCCAAATGGCCAACAAATTTGCCGCCCAGGTCACGGGGTTCTCCACGGTGAAGCTCCAGGGCAGGCGCTTCGTAGATCTCATTGCGGATGTTGAAGCGCATCAGGAGGTGTTGAGCAAGCTCGACAATCTCTACGCCAGGGGACAGCGGCGTGCCGACCACGAGCACGACCTCGTGGGGCGGGATGGCACCCGGCACCAGGTGATGTGGGTGCATACGCGGCTGCACGGCGAACACACTGACGACGCGGCCGTGGTCTCGGTCGGCCTCGACGTGAGCGAGCGGGTGCAGGCGGAGTCGCGGATGCGGTGGCTCGCCAATCACGATACCGTGACTGGCCTCTGCAATCGCCATCGCTTCCTCGAGGATCTCACCCGCACCTATGACGAGGTGGCCCGTACCCGGGTCACGGGGTCGCTCCTGCTATTCGACCTAGATCACTTTAAGGAGATTAATGACACCAGCGGCCATGCCGGCGGAGACGCGCTGTTGCGCATGATCGGCGAGGAGTTAAACTCGCGCGCCCGGAAATCGGACGTCGTGGCCCGCATTGGCGGTGACGAATTCGCCGTGCTCCTCCCGAACACCGACGCTTCAGGCGCCGAGACCTTCGCGCGCCAGTTCAACGAGCGCCTGGCGGAGGCCCCTTTCGTCTACGGCAACACGAGTTACCGCATCGGAGCCAGCATCGGCATCGCGCTCCTGCCCCACCACGGGAGCAGTGCCGAGGAAATCATGGCCAACGCCGACCAGGCGATGTACCAGGCAAAGCGGGCGGGACGCGGGCGCGCCCGGGTCTTCGCTGACTACCCGCGCCGCGATGAAAACGTGTCGAAACAATCGCTATGA
- a CDS encoding OprO/OprP family phosphate-selective porin produces the protein MYTPIVNPQYHSGAAAALAVALLSHPLGARAIDLGFGDWQIHGFLSQGYTYTSANNFFGNSQGAGSLEFHELGINVLGHPWPNLLVAAQGIYRDTAGSDEEDFRLDYANVDYSLPIGESVTLGVRAGRVKNPFGLYSEARDAIWTRPSVLLPQSIYFDSLGLRSPELSSDGGILYGRWGLGDHTFTAEFLVSEPNLDTAAEFLAGTPGGSLGGRPLFIGRAGYEWQEGRFRLLFTVVDLDPEFEPDSPDLLPGAVKIFAPLVSAQVNLEKWSFTGEYVRLNIDRSGIFPGLPPDPVAREFLVNNTAESYYLQAQYRFAPEWSAFARYDALFANADDHDGSATARGFGLPRHRFFAKDLTFGLRWEFAQNWLVAAEYHNIHGTAWLSPIDNPGINDPARVREVSDGHWDLFTLMFSYRF, from the coding sequence ATGTATACTCCAATAGTCAACCCGCAATACCATTCCGGCGCCGCGGCCGCCCTTGCCGTCGCGCTGTTAAGCCACCCGCTGGGGGCGCGCGCTATTGACCTCGGTTTCGGCGACTGGCAAATTCACGGTTTTCTGAGCCAGGGCTACACCTACACCTCGGCCAATAACTTTTTCGGCAACAGCCAGGGGGCGGGCAGCCTGGAGTTCCACGAGCTCGGTATAAACGTCTTAGGACACCCCTGGCCGAATCTTCTTGTCGCCGCGCAGGGCATCTACCGCGACACCGCGGGTTCGGACGAGGAGGACTTCCGTCTCGACTACGCGAACGTCGACTATAGCCTGCCGATCGGGGAGAGCGTGACGCTCGGCGTCCGGGCCGGGCGCGTGAAGAACCCCTTTGGCCTCTATAGCGAGGCGCGCGACGCCATATGGACCCGGCCTAGCGTGCTCTTGCCCCAGTCTATTTATTTCGATTCCTTGGGGCTGCGTTCACCGGAGCTGTCCTCGGATGGGGGTATCCTCTACGGACGCTGGGGCTTGGGGGACCACACCTTCACTGCCGAATTTTTGGTCTCAGAGCCGAACCTGGACACCGCCGCCGAGTTTCTCGCAGGGACCCCGGGAGGCTCTCTGGGCGGGCGGCCCCTGTTCATCGGCCGGGCGGGCTACGAATGGCAGGAAGGCCGGTTCCGCCTGCTGTTTACGGTCGTGGACCTAGACCCCGAATTCGAGCCCGATTCGCCCGATCTCTTGCCCGGAGCCGTCAAGATTTTTGCGCCGCTCGTGTCGGCACAGGTCAACCTGGAGAAATGGAGCTTCACGGGGGAATACGTGCGACTCAATATCGACCGCAGCGGAATCTTCCCGGGCCTTCCGCCCGACCCCGTGGCCCGTGAGTTCTTGGTGAACAACACGGCCGAGAGCTATTACCTGCAGGCCCAGTACCGGTTCGCGCCCGAGTGGTCGGCGTTCGCGCGCTACGACGCCCTGTTTGCCAATGCCGACGATCATGACGGCAGCGCAACGGCGCGGGGCTTCGGGCTGCCCCGGCACCGCTTCTTCGCCAAGGACTTGACCTTCGGTCTGCGCTGGGAATTCGCCCAGAACTGGCTCGTGGCCGCGGAATATCACAATATCCACGGCACCGCCTGGCTGTCACCCATCGATAACCCCGGCATCAACGACCCCGCCCGGGTGCGCGAGGTGAGCGACGGGCACTGGGACCTGTTCACGTTGATGTTCTCGTACCGATTCTAG